One part of the Mya arenaria isolate MELC-2E11 chromosome 3, ASM2691426v1 genome encodes these proteins:
- the LOC128226147 gene encoding uncharacterized protein LOC128226147, with protein MDATERRLLDEWALGVLMKASEAGIPDRKQEVVRECGPVLHGSLNRNQEVMRECGPVLQGSLSRNLGKAMQEYGPELLGNHGDNNLDGYRTQCKSMALSCWRRGHGDNKLSGYKVVCESMTLSCWRRGHGDNKLSGYKVVCESMALSCWRRGHEDNKLSGYKVVCESMALSCWKRGHGDNKLSGYKVVCESMALSCWRRGHEDNKLSGYKLVCESMALSCWRRGHEDNKLSGYKLVCESMALSCWRREHEDNKLSGYKVVCESMALSCWRRGHEDNKLSGYKVVCESMALSCWRRGHEDNKLSGYKVVCESMALSCWRRGHGDNKLSGYKVVCESMALSCWRRGHEDNKLSGYKVVCESMALSCWRRGHGDNKLSGYKVVCESMALSCWRMGHEDNKLSGYKVVCESMVLSCWRRGHEDNKLSGYKVVCESMALSCWRRGHEDNKLSGYKVVCESMALSCWKRGHGDNKLSGYKVVCESMVLSCWRRGHEDNKLSGYKLVCESMALSCWRRGHEDNKLSGYKLVCESMALSCWRREHEDNKLSGYKVVCESMALSCWRRGHEDNKLSGYKVVCESMALSCWRRGHEDNKLSGYKVVCESMALSCWRRGHGDNKLSGYKVVCESMALSCWRRGHEDNKLSGYKVVCESMALSCWRRGHGDNKLSGYKVVCESMALSCWRRGHEDNKLSGYKVVCESMVLSCWRRGHEDNKLSGYKVVCESMVLSCWRRGHEDNKLSVYKECESMALYWGVTLNLIHMALLEYGLCC; from the exons ATGGATGCCACAGAACGACGTCTACTTGACGAGTGGGCTCTTGGTGTACTTATGAAGGCGAGTGAAGCTG GGATCCCTGACCGGAAACAGGAGGTTGTGCGAGAGTGTGGCCCTGTGCTGCACGGATCCCTGAACCGGAATCAGGAGGTTATGCGAGAGTGTGGCCCTGTGTTGCAGGGATCCCTGAGCCGGAATCTGGGG aAAGCTATGCAAGAGTATGGCCCTGAGCTGTTGGGGAACCATGGGGATAACAACCTGGACGGATACAGAACGCAATGCAAGAGTATGGCCCTGAGCTGTTGGAGGAGGGGGCATGGGGATAACAAGTTGTCAGGATACAAAGTGGTATGCGAGAGTATGACCCTGAGCTGTTGGAGGAGGGGGCATGGGGATAACAAGTTATCAGGATACAAAGTGGTATGCGAGAGTATGGCCCTGAGCTGTTGGAGGAGGGGGCATGAGGATAACAAGTTATCAGGATACAAAGTGGTATGCGAGAGTATGGCCCTGAGCTGTTGGAAGAGGGGGCATGGGGATAACAAGTTATCAGGATACAAAGTGGTATGCGAGAGTATGGCCCTGAGCTGTTGGAGGAGGGGGCATGAGGATAACAAGTTATCAGGATACAAATTGGTATGCGAGAGTATGGCCCTGAGCTGTTGGAGGAGGGGGCATGAGGATAACAAGTTATCAGGATACAAATTGGTATGCGAGAGTATGGCCCTGAGCTGTTGGAGGAGGGAGCATGAGGATAACAAGTTATCAGGATACAAAGTGGTATGCGAGAGTATGGCCCTGAGCTGTTGGAGGAGGGGGCATGAGGATAACAAGTTATCAGGATACAAAGTGGTATGCGAGAGTATGGCCCTGAGCTGTTGGAGGAGGGGGCATGAGGATAACAAGTTGTCAGGATACAAAGTGGTATGCGAGAGTATGGCCCTGAGCTGTTGGAGGAGGGGGCATGGGGATAACAAGTTATCAGGATACAAAGTGGTATGCGAGAGTATGGCCCTGAGCTGTTGGAGGAGGGGGCATGAGGATAACAAGTTGTCAGGATACAAAGTGGTATGCGAGAGTATGGCCCTGAGCTGTTGGAGGAGGGGGCATGGGGATAACAAGTTATCAGGATACAAAGTGGTATGCGAGAGTATGGCCCTGAGCTGTTGGAGGATGGGGCATGAGGATAACAAGTTGTCAGGATACAAAGTGGTATGCGAGAGTATGGTCCTGAGCTGTTGGAGGAGGGGGCATGAGGATAACAAGTTGTCAGGATACAAAGTGGTATGCGAGAGTATGGCCCTGAGCTGTTGGAGGAGGGGGCATGAGGATAACAAGTTATCAGGATACAAAGTGGTATGCGAGAGTATGGCCCTGAGCTGTTGGAAGAGGGGGCATGGGGATAACAAGTTATCAGGATACAAAGTGGTATGCGAGAGTATGGTCCTGAGCTGTTGGAGGAGGGGGCATGAGGATAACAAGTTATCAGGATACAAATTGGTATGCGAGAGTATGGCCCTGAGCTGTTGGAGGAGGGGGCATGAGGATAACAAGTTATCAGGATACAAATTGGTATGCGAGAGTATGGCCCTGAGCTGTTGGAGGAGGGAGCATGAGGATAACAAGTTATCAGGATACAAAGTGGTATGCGAGAGTATGGCCCTGAGCTGTTGGAGGAGGGGGCATGAGGATAACAAGTTATCAGGATACAAAGTGGTATGCGAGAGTATGGCCCTGAGCTGTTGGAGGAGGGGGCATGAGGATAACAAGTTGTCAGGATACAAAGTGGTATGCGAGAGTATGGCCCTGAGCTGTTGGAGGAGGGGGCATGGGGATAACAAGTTATCAGGATACAAAGTGGTATGCGAGAGTATGGCCCTGAGCTGTTGGAGGAGGGGGCATGAGGATAACAAGTTGTCAGGATACAAAGTGGTATGCGAGAGTATGGCCCTGAGCTGTTGGAGGAGGGGGCATGGGGATAACAAGTTATCAGGATACAAAGTGGTATGCGAGAGTATGGCCCTGAGCTGTTGGAGGAGGGGGCATGAGGATAACAAGTTGTCAGGATACAAAGTGGTATGCGAGAGTATGGTCCTGAGCTGTTGGAGGAGGGGGCATGAGGATAACAAGTTGTCAGGATACAAAGTGGTATGCGAGAGTATGGTCCTGAGCTGTTGGAGGAGGGGGCATGAGGATAACAAGTTATCAGTATACAAAGAGTGCGAGAGTATGGCCCTATACTGGGGGGTAACGCTGAACCTGATACATATGGCTTTGCTAGAGTATGGCCTGTGCTGTTGA